The Mesoplasma sp. JKS002658 genome segment CTTCGAAGCATTATGTGAAAGAATATACCAAGTTCAGAAAGTATTTATTAAAAGAAGGTTATGTGATGGTGCAACAATCAATTTATAGTAAGTTGTGCCTGAATCAAGATGTGGTTGATAACACCATTAGAAGGTTAGAGAAAAATTTACCAGCACTTGGTAATGTACGTGCATTACAAGTGACAGAAAAACAGTATGCCAAAATCAAAATTATGGTTGGGCATAAGAGTTTACAAGAACAAGATCAAAACGATAGAAGGATGGTGATTTTGTAGTGATTATTAAAAACTATAAACGCTTAAATTATGTTAAGTTTAACTTAACAAAAACTAAGATCATTCTCAATAAAGATTATTTAGAACGTAAAGATTTATTAGAAGTCTTAAACTTAACCTTTAATAATAAAAAAATACCTGAGGATGCTGTGGTCAAGTGAGAAGAAAATGATTTGATTTACAACCTTAAAAATTTGAAAGTAATTAATATTCCCAACTTAATTGATTTTGAAAAAGACTTCTTTGATGGTTCAAAATCAATTGTAAAAACTTTAATTCAAGAAGTTTTACAAGCCTTGGAATATCAAAACAAAAACTTAATTGAACTAGAAAGTCTTCTATTCTCTTTTAAATTAGAAAATGAATTAGAATCATTAAATAACCTTTTTAAAGAAATTAAAAGTGATTACCACTTGTCTTTAAAAACTAATTTAATTGGTTCAATTGCACAAGTATTGAGTGATTATTTAGAATTGGAAATGCTAAACCAAAATGATGAAAGACTAACCGAAGATAACATTACTTTTGAACTTTTAAATAACCTCTATTTCAAATTATTAAACTTCATCATTGCTTGCATGGATAACCAAGCTTTAGTGATTTTTGACAATCCTTTTACTGGAATTAAATATCAAGATTTACCAAAGATAATGAGCTTGATTAATAAAATTGATTATAAGATTTTAGTACTTAGTGAAATGCCGTTAATTGATGATAAAAACTTAAGTGATGTTTTTATCTTTGGTGAGCAATTTCTGCTTGATTTTTCAGAATTCTATAATAATTTAGAAGATATTCAAAAATTCATTGATCAAGATGTTGAACCAATTTTAAACAAAGTTTCTCAAAATATTGTTCAACAATTTAACGTTTATGACTACCAATACGAAAAGATGCTTTTATTTAACGATAAAAGCGAAGAAATTTTATTTACTGCAATTAAAAACTATCAAATAGTTTAAAAAATTACTTAAAATACTTGATTTGACGTTTCGGCCCCCTGTAAAATTTTTGTGTAGTAAAACTTTTGTTTGTCGTTCGTTTACTTCTGGTCAGTTTCGGCCCCCTGTAAAATTTTTGTGTAGTAAAACTAAAAAATGCTTTATTAGATTCAGAACATAGTTTCGGCCCCCTGTAAAATTTTTGTGTAGTAAAACAATGAATTATGACAAGACATTTGTTGAATAGTTTCGGCCCCCTGTAAAATTTTTGTGTAGTAAAACTGATAACGTTTTTGCTTTATCACAGATTGTGTTTCGGCCCCCTGTAAAATTTTTGTGTAGTAAAACCAGTCGTTGCAAAACCAAAATTTGTTTCCTGTTTCGGCCCCCTGTAAAATTTTTGTGTAGTAAAACTTCCTATTTCTGAATAGAGTGCTCTTCAGCGTTTCGGCCCCCTGTAAAATTTTTGTGTAGTAAAACGTCCATATCTTTTAACAATGTTTCAAGTTCGTTTCGGCCCCCTGTAAAATTTTTGTGTAGTAAAACATTAAAAGTTGCATTAAATAATCTTAAACCGTTTCGGCCCCCTGTAAAATTTTTGTGTAGTAAAACATATGCTAAGGAAATCAACCAGGTTATTAAGTTTCGGCCCCCTGTAAAATTTTTGTGTAGTAAAACAATCTTTTGAATTCCTCAATACCTTCATAGGTTTCGGCCCCCTGTAAAATTTTTGTGTAGTAAAACTGTTAATTAATCCTGTATTATTAATAGTGAGTTTCGGCCCCCTGTAAAATTTTTGTGTAGTAAAACTCAACCAAAAGCTAAGTAAAGATATAGGGGGTTTCGGCCCCCTGTAAAATTTTTGTGTAGTAAAACTTCCATTCTCCTTTTAATTTTTTTCAATTTGTTTCGGCCCCCTGTAAAATTTTTGTGTAGTAAAACAAAGTTTCTACCACCCCGTTTTAATAAAATGTTTCGGCCCCCTGTAAAATTTTTGTGTAGTAAAACTGATTGTGAAGAAAGTTGTGTTATCAATGTGTTTCGGCCCCCTGTAAAATTTTTGTGTAGTAAAACAACCCTCATATTCTTCTTCTTCCTCCCCTTGTTTCGGCCCCCTGTAAAATTTTTGTGTAGTAAAACACAATGTTCAATAATGATTACAATAACAATGTTTCGGCCCCCTGTAAAATTTTTGTGTAGTAAAACCAGGTAAAGAAGCTTTTGACGAAATTAACAGTTTCGGCCCCCTGTAAAATTTTTGTGTAGTAAAACTGATAAAAGATATCGAATGGTAGGTCAATGTTTCGGCCCCCTGTAAAATTTTTGTGTAGTAAAACAGATTCAAGCAATGAGTATTACCACGCCAGGTCTCGGTCTCCTGTAAAATCTTTGTGTAGTAAAACAAAAGTTTCGATTCAGAAACTCCTCCTTATGTCTCGGTCTCCTGTAAAATCTTTGTGTAGTAAAACAAAAGTTTCGATTCAGAAACTCCTCCTTATGTCTCGGTCTCCTGTAAAATCTTTGTGTAGTAAAACAAAAGCAACAGCAATAACAATTAACCAACTGTCTCGGTCTCCTGTAAAATCTTTGTGTAGTAAAACATCAATCTGGTAATTTAATGATGCGTTTAGCATATAAAATTGCATTTGGTTCTTATTGAAAGCCAGACTATGCGTGTGTTAGTACTGATTACTGTTTCTCTAGTTTTATTTTATTAAAAT includes the following:
- the cas2 gene encoding CRISPR-associated endonuclease Cas2; translated protein: MRLLVMYDLPMTSKHYVKEYTKFRKYLLKEGYVMVQQSIYSKLCLNQDVVDNTIRRLEKNLPALGNVRALQVTEKQYAKIKIMVGHKSLQEQDQNDRRMVIL